A window of Ruminococcus champanellensis 18P13 = JCM 17042 contains these coding sequences:
- a CDS encoding heavy metal translocating P-type ATPase — MTRKQKRILYRILITTVLFLVAELLPVTGWLRLVVFLVPYFLIGWDVILKALRNIAHGQVFDENFLMMLATVGAIGTQQYPEAVVVMLFNRIGELFESYAVGKSRKSIASLMDIRPDYANLEQNGELKKVDPDQVAIGDTIVVKPGERVPLDGIVLEGCSTLDTAALTGESVPRSVTVGDDVISGCINESGLLRIHVTHAFGESTVSKILQLVENASSKKAASENFITKFSKYYTPCVVIAALLLALIPPLVTGGDWVNWLHRALIFLVVSCPCALIISVPLSFFGGIGGASRQGILVKGGNYLEALAAADIVVFDKTGTLTRGVFNVTAIHPDQISQSQLLEYAAYAECYSDHPIAKSIREAYGVVIDRSRIENVEEISGHGIHAVIDGKQVYAGNDKLMEQQGIGWHPCHHVGTTVHLAIDGIYAGHLVISDEVKPDAAEAIKQLRELGISKTVMLTGDAKEIGTQTAKRLGMDEVYTQLLPSDKVDRMEELLRQKRPKRNLLFVGDGINDAPVLTRADLGIAMGAMGTDAAIEAADVVLMDDQPSKIPVAIRIARRTTQIVRQNIIFALAVKALVLILAAVGLSNMWEAVFADVGVSVLAILNAMRALTYRGEA; from the coding sequence ATGACCCGGAAGCAAAAGCGTATTCTATATCGCATCCTGATTACAACAGTGCTGTTTTTGGTGGCTGAGCTGCTGCCCGTAACCGGTTGGCTGCGTCTTGTAGTATTCCTTGTGCCATACTTCCTGATCGGTTGGGACGTGATCCTCAAAGCACTGCGGAACATTGCCCACGGTCAGGTTTTTGACGAAAACTTCTTGATGATGCTTGCCACCGTAGGCGCCATCGGTACCCAGCAGTATCCGGAAGCGGTGGTAGTTATGCTGTTCAACCGGATCGGTGAGCTGTTTGAAAGCTATGCGGTGGGCAAATCCCGGAAATCCATTGCGTCTCTGATGGACATCCGACCGGACTATGCAAATCTGGAGCAGAACGGTGAACTGAAAAAAGTGGATCCGGATCAGGTTGCCATCGGAGACACCATTGTGGTAAAGCCCGGCGAACGAGTTCCTCTGGATGGGATCGTACTGGAGGGCTGCTCCACACTGGATACGGCTGCGCTGACCGGTGAATCCGTTCCCCGAAGCGTAACGGTTGGTGATGATGTTATCAGCGGCTGCATCAACGAAAGTGGTTTGCTGCGGATTCATGTGACCCACGCATTTGGAGAATCCACCGTATCCAAGATCCTGCAGCTGGTGGAAAATGCAAGCAGCAAAAAAGCAGCCTCCGAGAATTTCATTACAAAGTTCTCCAAGTATTATACTCCCTGTGTGGTGATTGCAGCACTGCTGCTGGCTTTGATTCCGCCTCTTGTAACCGGCGGTGACTGGGTCAACTGGCTGCACCGGGCACTGATCTTCCTGGTGGTATCCTGCCCCTGCGCGCTGATTATTTCCGTTCCGCTGAGCTTTTTCGGCGGTATTGGCGGTGCATCCCGGCAGGGGATCCTGGTCAAGGGCGGCAATTACCTGGAAGCTCTCGCTGCGGCAGATATCGTAGTATTTGATAAAACGGGCACTCTGACCCGGGGCGTGTTCAACGTAACTGCCATTCATCCGGATCAGATTTCCCAAAGTCAGCTTCTGGAGTATGCGGCTTACGCAGAATGTTACTCTGACCACCCCATTGCAAAATCCATTCGGGAAGCATACGGCGTTGTGATCGATCGTTCCCGGATCGAAAACGTGGAGGAAATCTCCGGTCACGGAATTCACGCAGTCATTGACGGCAAGCAAGTATATGCCGGCAACGACAAGTTAATGGAGCAGCAGGGCATCGGCTGGCACCCCTGCCACCATGTGGGCACCACTGTGCATCTCGCCATTGACGGGATCTATGCGGGACATCTGGTGATCTCTGACGAGGTCAAGCCGGATGCGGCAGAAGCCATCAAGCAGTTACGGGAACTGGGCATCTCCAAAACCGTCATGCTTACCGGAGATGCTAAGGAAATCGGCACCCAGACTGCAAAGCGGCTTGGCATGGATGAGGTTTACACACAGCTGCTGCCATCGGATAAGGTGGATCGGATGGAGGAACTGCTCCGTCAGAAGCGTCCGAAGCGGAACCTGTTGTTTGTGGGGGACGGCATCAACGATGCGCCTGTTCTGACCCGGGCGGATCTTGGCATTGCCATGGGCGCCATGGGAACGGATGCAGCTATTGAAGCGGCGGATGTGGTGCTGATGGACGATCAGCCCTCCAAAATCCCGGTTGCCATTCGCATTGCCCGGCGCACCACGCAAATCGTCCGGCAGAATATCATCTTTGCGCTTGCGGTGAAGGCGCTGGTTCTGATTCTTGCAGCCGTTGGCTTATCCAACATGTGGGAGGCTGTATTTGCTGACGTGGGCGTATCCGTTCTTGCCATTCTGAACGCAATGCGTGCCCTCACCTACCGTGGAGAAGCATAA
- a CDS encoding cation transporter, with protein MKKVFQLEDLDCANCAAKMQDAILKIDGVTDAEVNFLLQKMTITADDASFNKIMKQVVKACHKIEPDCEIIM; from the coding sequence ATGAAAAAGGTATTTCAGCTAGAAGATCTGGATTGCGCAAACTGCGCAGCAAAAATGCAGGACGCTATTCTGAAAATCGACGGTGTTACAGACGCAGAGGTAAATTTCCTGCTGCAAAAGATGACCATCACTGCGGATGATGCATCCTTCAATAAGATCATGAAGCAGGTGGTCAAGGCTTGTCACAAAATTGAACCTGACTGCGAAATCATCATGTAG
- a CDS encoding ArsR/SmtB family transcription factor has product MEMKDERSEFLCVHQDTVNKVYQDMPDDEILYDLAELFKVFGDTTRIKILYALFECEMCVCDIAQLLGVTQTAVSHQLRVLKANKLVKFRKEGKNAFYSLSDEHVTKIIAQGMEHICE; this is encoded by the coding sequence ATGGAGATGAAGGACGAACGCAGTGAGTTCCTGTGCGTACACCAGGATACTGTGAATAAGGTGTACCAGGATATGCCGGACGATGAGATCCTATACGACCTGGCAGAGCTGTTCAAGGTCTTCGGGGACACCACCCGGATCAAAATCCTGTACGCATTGTTCGAGTGCGAAATGTGCGTATGCGACATTGCGCAGCTTCTGGGTGTAACCCAGACCGCCGTTTCCCATCAGCTTCGTGTACTCAAAGCCAACAAGCTTGTAAAATTTCGCAAGGAAGGCAAAAACGCATTCTATTCCCTGTCCGATGAGCATGTGACTAAAATCATTGCCCAGGGCATGGAACACATTTGTGAGTAG
- a CDS encoding iron-containing alcohol dehydrogenase: MARFTLPRDLYHGKGALEALKTFEGKKAMICVGGGSMKRFGFLDKAVAYLKEAGMEVQLFEGIEPDPSVETVMKGAAAMEQFQPDWIIAMGGGSPIDAAKAMWIKYEYPDITFEEMCKVFGIPKLRKKAHFCAISSTSGTATEVTAFSIITDYAKGIKYPIADFEITPDVAIVDPDLAETMPKKLVAHTGMDAMTHAIEAYVSTAHCDFTDPLALHAIKMIQHDLVESYNGNMAKRDSMHNAQCLAGMAFSNALLGIVHSMAHKTGAAFADYGAHIIHGAANAMYLPKVIAYNAKVPAAAERYAQIADFMQLGGETQQEKIHLLIAYLRGMNDALNIPHCIAHYGTDSYPTEQGFVPEDVFLARLPEIAKNAIGDACTGSNPRQPSQEEMEQLLKCCYYDTEVDF; the protein is encoded by the coding sequence ATGGCTAGATTTACACTACCGAGAGATTTGTATCATGGCAAGGGCGCACTGGAAGCCCTCAAGACCTTTGAAGGCAAAAAGGCTATGATCTGTGTAGGCGGCGGCAGCATGAAACGTTTTGGTTTCCTGGACAAGGCGGTGGCTTATCTAAAGGAAGCCGGTATGGAAGTTCAGCTCTTTGAAGGCATCGAGCCGGATCCCTCCGTTGAAACCGTTATGAAGGGCGCAGCAGCCATGGAACAATTCCAGCCGGACTGGATCATCGCAATGGGCGGCGGTTCCCCCATCGATGCGGCAAAGGCTATGTGGATCAAATATGAGTACCCGGATATCACCTTTGAGGAAATGTGCAAGGTATTCGGCATCCCGAAGCTCCGGAAGAAGGCACACTTCTGTGCGATTTCTTCTACCTCCGGCACTGCAACAGAAGTAACTGCTTTCTCTATCATCACAGATTATGCAAAGGGCATCAAGTACCCCATCGCCGATTTCGAGATCACCCCGGATGTGGCAATCGTTGATCCGGATCTGGCAGAGACCATGCCTAAAAAACTGGTTGCCCACACAGGTATGGATGCAATGACCCACGCCATTGAGGCATATGTTTCCACTGCACACTGCGATTTTACAGACCCCCTTGCACTACATGCCATTAAGATGATCCAGCATGATCTGGTAGAATCCTACAATGGAAATATGGCAAAGCGGGACAGCATGCACAATGCACAGTGCCTGGCTGGTATGGCATTCTCCAACGCATTGCTGGGTATTGTACATTCCATGGCACACAAGACCGGTGCTGCTTTTGCCGACTACGGCGCACATATCATTCACGGTGCGGCAAATGCCATGTATCTGCCCAAGGTCATTGCGTATAACGCAAAGGTTCCCGCAGCAGCAGAGCGCTATGCACAGATTGCTGACTTCATGCAGTTGGGCGGTGAGACTCAGCAGGAGAAGATTCATCTTCTGATCGCTTATCTGCGTGGTATGAATGATGCATTGAACATCCCTCACTGTATCGCTCATTACGGTACAGACAGCTATCCCACTGAACAAGGCTTCGTGCCGGAGGATGTGTTCCTGGCTCGTCTGCCGGAAATCGCAAAGAATGCCATCGGTGATGCCTGCACCGGATCCAATCCTCGTCAGCCCAGCCAGGAAGAAATGGAACAGCTGCTGAAATGCTGCTACTACGATACAGAAGTGGATTTCTGA
- a CDS encoding LysR family transcriptional regulator, with product MNTLFFKYAIEVEQTRSITKAAENLYMAQPNLSKAIRELEETLGFPIFVRSSKGVIPTDQGREFLKYAHSIMLELDKMSKISEMSDGAVQSFRISIPRGSYIAHGFTEFAAQLDPGKRVMLNVVETNSMQTIQHVLDGQSDLGIIRYQVAFEPYFMDYLREKQLAFEPIWEFAYLLLLSKEHPLADRSQISAEDLEHYTEIVHGDLQVPYLTEAHRSGYGDGRNIHSKIYLYERANQFELLNRIPSTFMWVSPVPDTLLNRYDLIQRACRAERNLHKDLLIYPQGYQFRPIDRQFIDQLFAAKNEVAFKTYD from the coding sequence ATGAACACCTTATTTTTTAAATACGCCATTGAAGTGGAGCAGACCCGTTCCATCACCAAGGCGGCAGAAAACCTCTATATGGCGCAGCCGAACCTGAGCAAAGCCATCCGGGAACTGGAGGAGACCCTGGGCTTTCCCATTTTTGTCCGCAGCTCCAAGGGTGTGATTCCAACAGACCAGGGACGGGAATTTCTCAAATATGCCCACAGCATCATGCTGGAGCTGGACAAGATGAGCAAGATCAGTGAAATGAGTGATGGAGCTGTACAGAGCTTTCGGATCTCCATCCCTCGGGGCAGCTATATTGCACATGGGTTTACGGAGTTTGCCGCACAACTAGATCCCGGCAAGCGAGTCATGCTGAATGTGGTGGAGACCAATTCCATGCAAACCATTCAGCATGTGCTGGACGGGCAAAGCGACCTGGGAATTATTCGATATCAGGTTGCCTTCGAGCCATATTTCATGGACTATCTCCGGGAAAAACAGCTTGCCTTTGAGCCTATCTGGGAATTTGCCTATCTGCTGCTGCTGTCAAAGGAGCATCCTCTGGCGGATCGTTCCCAGATCAGCGCAGAGGATCTGGAGCATTACACTGAAATTGTACACGGGGATCTGCAAGTGCCCTATCTTACAGAAGCCCATCGCTCCGGGTATGGGGATGGCAGAAATATTCACAGCAAGATCTATCTGTATGAACGAGCAAACCAGTTTGAACTGCTGAACCGGATTCCCAGCACCTTTATGTGGGTATCTCCTGTACCGGATACCCTGCTGAACCGGTATGATCTGATCCAGCGCGCCTGCAGAGCGGAACGAAATTTACACAAGGATCTGCTGATCTATCCTCAGGGGTATCAGTTCCGGCCCATCGACCGGCAGTTCATTGACCAATTGTTTGCTGCGAAAAATGAGGTGGCATTTAAAACCTACGATTGA
- a CDS encoding redox-sensing transcriptional repressor Rex, translating to MRENQASRGLSIQAIHRLPYYLQYLRQLAQQGTETISAPAVAAHFRLSEIQVRKDFAAVSTNAGKPRSGFPVHGLIRDMEQFLGYGNVNEAVLVGAGSLGQALMCYGGFTDYGLEIIAAFDCDPAKIGTEIHGKHILPADKITDLCRRMNVPMGIITVPASQAQLICNALVEGGVRGIWNFAPVHLSAPEHVLVQNENMAASLALLSKHLYRDTGEE from the coding sequence GTGCGTGAGAATCAGGCTTCACGGGGGCTGTCCATCCAGGCGATACACCGGCTGCCCTATTATCTGCAATATCTGCGGCAGCTGGCACAGCAAGGCACGGAAACCATTTCCGCTCCGGCAGTGGCTGCCCATTTCCGGCTCAGTGAGATCCAGGTACGAAAGGATTTTGCAGCGGTCAGCACCAACGCCGGCAAACCCCGTTCCGGCTTTCCGGTGCATGGACTGATCCGGGACATGGAACAGTTCCTAGGCTATGGAAACGTGAATGAAGCGGTACTGGTGGGAGCAGGATCTCTGGGACAGGCGCTTATGTGCTATGGCGGCTTTACGGACTACGGATTGGAGATCATTGCTGCATTTGACTGTGATCCCGCCAAGATCGGCACTGAGATCCACGGCAAGCATATCCTTCCGGCAGACAAGATCACGGATCTTTGCAGGCGGATGAATGTGCCCATGGGCATTATCACTGTGCCCGCCTCACAGGCACAGCTGATTTGCAATGCACTGGTGGAGGGAGGTGTCCGGGGCATCTGGAACTTTGCCCCGGTTCATCTTTCCGCACCGGAGCATGTACTGGTACAGAATGAAAACATGGCAGCATCTCTGGCGCTGCTTTCCAAACATCTTTATAGAGATACAGGGGAGGAATAA
- a CDS encoding MGMT family protein produces the protein MEQQTVFERIYAVVRRIPAGKVASYRQVAWLAGNPRWARVVGYALHRNPNPDTIPCHRVVTKDGRVAPGFAFGGAQIQIQFLEQEGIGFSDGHVIMSQYQWQCTPDQLK, from the coding sequence ATGGAACAGCAAACAGTCTTTGAACGGATCTACGCCGTGGTGCGCCGGATCCCGGCAGGCAAGGTCGCAAGCTATAGGCAAGTGGCATGGCTGGCGGGAAATCCCCGGTGGGCACGTGTGGTAGGCTATGCCCTGCACCGAAACCCGAATCCGGACACGATTCCCTGCCACCGGGTCGTGACAAAGGATGGACGCGTGGCACCGGGCTTTGCCTTCGGCGGTGCTCAGATTCAAATCCAGTTCCTTGAACAGGAAGGCATCGGCTTTTCCGACGGCCATGTGATCATGTCCCAGTACCAATGGCAGTGTACCCCGGATCAACTGAAATAG
- a CDS encoding helix-turn-helix transcriptional regulator: protein MSKPKILTDRNLREVVSHGTTRFPFGYYIEDIQQFENGLVSSHWHKEFEFATVRQGQAQISIGTMTFPVQQGDGIFVNTGVMHAFQSQETTILPNILFDARMIAPEQTDIYEHFVAPFLQSGISHLVLHRSVPWQAQVLDMLEEIYFLCDREEKRNELEIHIRICQIWMLLAEHRAEMISDRQTGFTMQAQVRLQQMVQFIDREYAGSITLQEIADAACISKSEALRCFRVGMHCAPIQYVVAVRLERARSLLLTTLEPVTEIAFQVGFDNCSYFDRAFKKKYGMTPGQMRRQTGGAYGTANSL, encoded by the coding sequence ATGTCAAAGCCAAAGATTCTCACGGATCGGAACCTGCGAGAGGTAGTCTCCCACGGCACTACCCGGTTCCCCTTCGGATATTATATAGAAGATATTCAGCAATTTGAGAACGGACTGGTATCCAGCCATTGGCACAAGGAATTTGAGTTCGCCACCGTGCGGCAAGGACAGGCCCAGATCAGTATCGGCACTATGACGTTTCCAGTGCAGCAAGGAGATGGAATTTTCGTCAATACCGGTGTGATGCATGCCTTTCAGTCCCAGGAAACCACCATTCTGCCCAACATTCTTTTTGATGCCCGGATGATTGCCCCGGAGCAGACGGATATTTATGAGCATTTTGTGGCACCATTTCTCCAGTCGGGGATCTCGCATCTGGTACTGCATCGCAGCGTCCCGTGGCAGGCGCAGGTGCTGGATATGCTGGAGGAAATCTATTTCCTTTGTGACAGAGAGGAAAAACGGAATGAACTGGAGATACACATCCGGATCTGCCAGATCTGGATGCTGCTGGCGGAGCATCGGGCGGAAATGATCTCTGATCGCCAGACCGGGTTTACCATGCAGGCACAGGTGCGCCTCCAACAGATGGTGCAGTTTATTGACCGGGAATATGCCGGAAGCATCACTCTGCAGGAAATCGCAGATGCCGCATGCATCAGCAAAAGCGAAGCACTGCGCTGTTTCCGGGTAGGCATGCACTGCGCGCCCATACAATATGTGGTAGCAGTACGACTGGAACGGGCAAGGAGCCTTCTGCTGACCACCCTGGAGCCGGTTACGGAGATTGCCTTTCAGGTAGGCTTCGACAATTGCAGCTATTTTGACCGTGCCTTCAAGAAAAAATACGGTATGACGCCGGGGCAGATGCGTCGGCAGACAGGAGGAGCTTATGGAACAGCAAACAGTCTTTGA
- a CDS encoding MFS transporter, whose product MKPNYQHTMYACFLGYIVQAVVNNFVPLLFVMFQNHYGIPLSRITFLVTFNFGLQLLIDLCSAGFVERIGYRWSAVAAHFFAAAGLLLLLILPDVMPDPFIGLLLAVMVYAIGGGLIEVLISPIVEACPSPNKAAAMSLLHSFYCWGHVAVVLLSTAFFACFGIEHWKWLAACWAILPLANGLLFTRVPIAPLLQEDETGLSVKQLLCSRLFWIMMLLMVCAGASEQAVSQWASAFAEQGLGVSKTLGDLAGPMLFAVCMGTSRMLYSRFAGKLAPDTAMLASGVLCGVSYLLIALSPYPILALAGCGICGFSVGVLWPGTFSIASKTIRGGGTALFALLALAGDLGCAGGPTLVGKIAGFWEDRIQAGILAALCFPVLLLVGLLLYRHSMQGHAKEHASG is encoded by the coding sequence ATGAAACCAAATTACCAGCATACTATGTACGCCTGTTTTCTGGGCTATATCGTGCAGGCGGTGGTCAATAATTTTGTCCCCCTGCTGTTTGTCATGTTTCAGAATCATTACGGAATCCCCCTGTCCCGGATCACGTTTCTGGTGACCTTCAACTTTGGGCTGCAGCTTCTGATTGATCTTTGCAGTGCCGGATTTGTGGAGCGGATCGGATACCGTTGGTCGGCGGTGGCAGCCCATTTCTTTGCAGCAGCCGGATTGCTTTTGCTGCTGATTCTGCCGGATGTGATGCCGGATCCTTTCATAGGTCTGCTGCTTGCAGTCATGGTCTACGCCATCGGCGGCGGACTGATCGAGGTGCTCATCAGTCCCATTGTGGAGGCATGCCCCAGTCCCAACAAAGCAGCTGCCATGAGCTTGCTCCACTCTTTTTATTGTTGGGGGCATGTGGCAGTGGTGTTGCTGTCCACAGCATTTTTCGCCTGCTTCGGCATTGAGCACTGGAAGTGGCTTGCGGCATGCTGGGCGATCCTGCCCCTGGCGAATGGGCTGCTCTTTACCCGGGTGCCCATTGCACCTCTGCTGCAGGAGGACGAAACCGGGCTGTCCGTCAAGCAGTTGCTTTGCAGTCGGCTATTCTGGATCATGATGCTGCTGATGGTGTGTGCCGGTGCCAGTGAGCAGGCAGTCAGTCAGTGGGCATCCGCCTTTGCGGAACAGGGTCTGGGGGTATCCAAAACCCTGGGAGATCTGGCAGGCCCCATGCTGTTTGCTGTTTGTATGGGTACGTCCCGTATGCTGTACAGTCGCTTTGCCGGGAAGCTGGCTCCGGATACTGCCATGTTAGCAAGCGGCGTGCTGTGTGGTGTCAGCTATCTGCTGATCGCCCTGTCCCCATACCCGATCCTGGCGCTTGCCGGCTGCGGCATCTGTGGCTTTTCTGTGGGGGTGCTCTGGCCGGGTACCTTCAGCATTGCATCCAAAACCATCCGGGGCGGAGGCACTGCGCTGTTTGCCCTGCTTGCTCTGGCAGGGGATCTGGGCTGCGCCGGAGGGCCGACTCTGGTGGGAAAGATTGCCGGGTTCTGGGAGGATCGGATTCAGGCAGGTATCCTCGCTGCGCTTTGTTTCCCGGTTTTGCTGCTGGTGGGATTGCTCCTGTACCGACACAGCATGCAAGGTCATGCAAAAGAGCATGCATCCGGATGA
- a CDS encoding glycoside hydrolase family 3 C-terminal domain-containing protein: MERYLNPSLTPDERAEDLADRLTVEEQASQLRYDALPIPRLGIPAYNWWNEGLHGVARAGTATMFPQAIGMAATFDTALLHQIGEITATEARAKHMAAREHGDFDIYKGLTLWAPNINLFRDPRWGRGHETYGEDPFLTARLGVAFVKGMQGEGKVLKAAACAKHFAVHSGPEALRHSFDAQVSPKDLEESYLPAFHALVAEAKVEGVMGAYNRVNGEPSCASPMLMDKLHQWGFAGYFVSDCWAIQDFHKHHGVTKNVTESAALALRTGCDLNCGNTYLYVLAALEEGLIDAADIRRACIRVLRTRIRLGLFDPEPHFAACTYDTIASPAHKAVSLSCAEKSMVLLKNDGILPLDLSKLHAIAVIGPNADSRAALEGNYCGTADRYVTFLEGIQDAFPGRVHYAQGCHLYKDRTSNLAMADDRYAEALAAAEASDVVILCLGLDATLEGEEGDTGNEFSSGDKADLRLPPPQCKLLEKLHAVGKPVILVLAAGSALNPEISCNAVLQAWYPGQCGGQALAHILFGKVSPSGKLPVTFYETAEQLPDFTDYSMQNRTYRYARNNVLYPFGYGLTYGKIVCTELSYENGCARMTVTNQGIRFTEDVVQLYIKDNSPWAVPNHSLCGFARIGLEPGETRRLEIPVPDSAFESVDEQGVRAVTGTAFTLSAGTCQPDPLSEKLSGTMCVQVCIQK; encoded by the coding sequence ATGGAACGTTATCTGAACCCTTCTCTCACGCCGGATGAACGGGCGGAGGATCTGGCAGATCGACTCACGGTCGAGGAACAGGCTTCTCAGCTGCGGTATGACGCTCTGCCCATTCCTCGGCTGGGGATCCCGGCATATAATTGGTGGAACGAAGGACTGCACGGAGTAGCCAGGGCAGGCACCGCTACCATGTTCCCGCAGGCCATCGGCATGGCGGCAACCTTTGATACGGCTCTGCTGCATCAGATCGGGGAGATCACTGCAACAGAGGCACGTGCCAAGCATATGGCAGCCCGGGAACACGGCGATTTTGATATCTATAAAGGATTGACCCTTTGGGCGCCCAACATCAACCTGTTCCGTGATCCCCGATGGGGGAGAGGACATGAGACCTACGGGGAGGATCCTTTTCTGACAGCACGGCTGGGTGTTGCCTTTGTCAAGGGCATGCAGGGAGAAGGAAAGGTGCTGAAGGCGGCGGCATGCGCCAAGCATTTTGCTGTCCACAGCGGCCCGGAAGCGCTCCGGCATTCCTTTGATGCGCAGGTATCCCCGAAGGATCTGGAGGAAAGCTATCTGCCGGCGTTTCATGCGCTTGTAGCTGAGGCAAAGGTGGAAGGGGTCATGGGTGCATATAACCGGGTGAACGGAGAACCCTCCTGCGCAAGCCCCATGCTGATGGACAAGCTGCACCAGTGGGGCTTTGCCGGCTATTTTGTATCCGACTGCTGGGCGATCCAGGACTTTCACAAACATCACGGAGTCACGAAAAATGTGACGGAATCTGCGGCGCTGGCATTGCGTACCGGATGTGATCTGAACTGTGGCAATACCTATTTGTATGTGCTGGCTGCCCTGGAGGAAGGGCTGATCGATGCAGCGGATATTCGCCGTGCCTGCATCCGTGTGCTGCGTACCCGGATCCGGCTGGGACTGTTTGATCCGGAGCCTCATTTCGCTGCATGCACCTATGATACCATTGCCTCTCCGGCACACAAAGCAGTTTCCCTGTCCTGTGCGGAAAAATCCATGGTATTGCTGAAAAACGACGGCATCCTGCCTCTGGATCTTTCTAAGCTGCATGCCATTGCGGTGATCGGCCCCAATGCAGACAGCCGTGCCGCTCTGGAGGGAAACTACTGCGGCACCGCAGACCGGTATGTCACCTTCCTGGAGGGCATACAGGACGCATTCCCCGGCAGAGTGCACTATGCACAGGGCTGCCATTTGTATAAGGATCGTACCTCCAACCTGGCGATGGCGGATGATCGGTACGCAGAAGCATTGGCTGCCGCAGAGGCATCAGATGTGGTGATCCTGTGCCTGGGTCTGGATGCTACCCTGGAAGGGGAAGAAGGGGACACCGGCAACGAGTTTTCTTCCGGGGATAAAGCGGATCTGCGCCTGCCTCCGCCCCAGTGCAAGCTGCTGGAAAAGCTGCATGCTGTGGGCAAGCCCGTGATCCTGGTACTGGCAGCCGGCAGTGCGCTGAATCCTGAGATTTCCTGCAATGCGGTATTGCAGGCATGGTATCCGGGGCAGTGCGGGGGACAGGCTCTGGCGCATATTCTGTTCGGCAAGGTATCCCCCTCCGGCAAGCTGCCTGTGACCTTCTATGAAACCGCAGAACAGCTGCCGGATTTTACGGATTACAGCATGCAGAATCGCACCTACCGCTATGCCCGGAACAATGTGCTGTATCCCTTTGGCTACGGTCTGACCTATGGAAAGATCGTCTGCACGGAGCTGTCTTACGAAAACGGATGCGCCCGAATGACCGTGACCAATCAGGGCATCCGCTTTACCGAGGATGTGGTGCAGCTATATATCAAGGACAATTCACCCTGGGCAGTGCCCAATCACAGCCTCTGCGGCTTTGCACGGATCGGGCTGGAGCCTGGCGAAACCCGGCGGCTGGAAATCCCGGTGCCGGATAGCGCATTTGAATCCGTGGACGAGCAGGGCGTCCGGGCAGTGACCGGTACGGCATTTACCCTGTCTGCCGGAACCTGTCAGCCGGATCCTCTCAGCGAAAAGCTGTCCGGCACCATGTGTGTACAGGTGTGCATCCAAAAATAA
- a CDS encoding queuosine precursor transporter: MNKQVLENPAKNQTSPFNYLVIVAALMVTCYITSNVMAVKLIQVRGITWFDAGTITFPLAYMLGDVLTEIWGYKTARKVILLTFACNLLFVMCTFIGVYLPAPDYNAEMNQSYANVFTFAPRILGASLVAFLLGELSNSKVMVWVKERTGQRLLFLRTISSSAVGYVFDTGLFVILAFAGTCPAKDLVSMILVQYFAKLGIEAIFATPLAYGAVAFLRKHAAEPLPDASKE; this comes from the coding sequence TTGAACAAACAGGTACTGGAAAACCCTGCAAAAAACCAGACAAGCCCCTTCAACTACTTGGTGATCGTAGCTGCATTGATGGTCACGTGTTACATCACGTCCAATGTCATGGCAGTCAAGCTGATCCAGGTTCGGGGCATCACTTGGTTTGACGCAGGAACGATCACATTTCCGCTTGCGTATATGCTGGGGGATGTTCTGACAGAAATATGGGGCTATAAGACTGCCCGCAAGGTCATTTTGCTTACATTTGCGTGTAATCTGCTCTTTGTTATGTGTACATTCATCGGCGTGTATCTGCCTGCTCCGGACTACAATGCGGAGATGAATCAATCCTATGCAAACGTATTTACCTTTGCGCCCCGGATCCTGGGTGCGTCCCTGGTGGCGTTCCTGCTGGGGGAGCTGTCCAACTCCAAGGTGATGGTCTGGGTCAAGGAACGCACCGGACAGAGGCTGCTGTTCCTGCGGACGATCTCCAGCTCAGCTGTAGGATATGTATTCGACACCGGTTTATTCGTCATTCTGGCATTCGCCGGCACCTGTCCGGCGAAGGATCTGGTCAGCATGATTCTGGTGCAGTATTTTGCAAAGCTTGGTATTGAAGCCATTTTCGCAACGCCTCTTGCCTATGGAGCTGTGGCATTTCTCCGCAAGCATGCGGCTGAACCACTTCCGGATGCATCCAAAGAATGA